Proteins from a genomic interval of Rosa chinensis cultivar Old Blush chromosome 2, RchiOBHm-V2, whole genome shotgun sequence:
- the LOC112183487 gene encoding pre-mRNA-processing-splicing factor 8A: MERYLSSQNYGEIFSHQVIWFVDKTLEENVTMEPIGAVIILNPRTGQLFLKVNPSTETAEEVAALVQSLPAGECPKQIIVEVSKGILDTLQVHLLDFPNISIKGSELQLPFQPLLKIEKFGDLMLKAAEPQMVPFNVYDDWLSSISPYAAFSRLILILRALHVNDEKAKMLLNPDTTVVTEPNHIWPSLSEFQWRKVEVALRDLILSDYAEKNNVITSALTQVEIRDIILGAY, encoded by the coding sequence ATGGAACGATACTTGTCATCCCAAAACTATGGAGAGATTTTCAGCCATCAGGTTATTTGGTTTGTCGACAAGACACTTGAAGAAAATGTTACAATGGAACCCATTGGTGCAGTTATCATATTAAATCCACGGACTGGGCAGCTGTTTCTGAAGGTCAACCCAAGTACAGAAACTGCAGAAGAGGTTGCTGCTCTGGTGCAGTCTTTACCAGCTGGAGAATGTCCGAAACAAATTATTGTGGAGGTGAGTAAGGGAATTCTTGATACACTACAGGTGCACTTGTTGGATTTCCCTAACATAAGCATAAAAGGAAGTGAGCTGCAGCTTCCTTTCCAGCCTCTGCTGAAGATAGAGAAATTTGGTGATCTGATGTTGAAGGCTGCTGAGCCACAGATGGTTCCATTTAACGTCTATGATGATTGGTTGAGTAGCATTTCACCATACGCTGCATTTTCCCGGCTCATTCTGATTCTACGTGCCCTTCATGTGAACGATGAGAAGGCAAAGATGTTATTAAATCCTGACACAACAGTAGTTACCGAGCCCAATCACATCTGGCCTTCTCTTTCTGAATTTCAATGGAGGAAGGTCGAGGTTGCTCTGAGGGATCTCATTCTGTCAGATTATGCAGAAAAGAACAATGTGATCACATCCGCCCTGACCCAAGTGGAGATTCGTGATATTATTCTTGGAGCGTATTGA